A stretch of Pseudomonas sp. 7SR1 DNA encodes these proteins:
- the ydcS gene encoding putative ABC transporter substrate-binding protein YdcS, which yields MYAHKTALLSAITTALLTSVSLQAAEPAKAVGAGEGQLDIVAWPGYIERGETDKAYDWVTGFEKETGCKVNVKTAATSDEMVSLMTKGGYDLVTASGDASLRLIAGKRVQPINTALIPNWKNLDPRLKDAPWYVVNQQTYGTPYQWGPNVLMYNTDVFKQPPTSWSVLFSAQDLPDGKPNKGRVQAYDGPIYIADAALYLKTAKPELGIKDPYQLDEAQYKAVLELLRAQQPLIHRYWHDTTVQMSDFKNEGVVASGAWPYQVDGLMNEKQPIASTIPKEGATGWADTTMLHADAKHPNCAYKWMDWSLQPKVQGDVAAWFGSLPAVPAACTGSELLGAEGCKTNGFDQFDKIAFWKTPQAEGGKYVPYSRWTQDYIAIMGGR from the coding sequence ATGTACGCGCACAAGACCGCATTGCTCAGCGCAATCACCACGGCGCTGCTGACCAGCGTCAGCCTGCAGGCCGCCGAACCAGCCAAGGCTGTTGGCGCAGGGGAAGGCCAACTGGATATCGTCGCCTGGCCGGGCTACATCGAACGCGGTGAAACCGACAAGGCCTACGATTGGGTGACCGGATTCGAGAAAGAAACCGGCTGCAAGGTCAATGTGAAAACCGCCGCGACCTCCGACGAAATGGTCAGTCTGATGACCAAGGGCGGCTACGACCTGGTCACCGCCTCCGGCGATGCCTCGCTGCGGCTGATTGCCGGCAAGCGCGTGCAGCCGATCAATACCGCCCTGATTCCCAACTGGAAGAACCTCGATCCACGTCTCAAGGATGCGCCGTGGTACGTGGTCAACCAGCAGACCTACGGCACCCCGTACCAGTGGGGGCCGAACGTGCTGATGTACAACACCGACGTGTTCAAGCAACCGCCCACCAGCTGGAGCGTGCTGTTCAGCGCCCAGGACCTGCCGGACGGCAAGCCGAACAAAGGTCGCGTACAAGCCTATGATGGCCCGATCTATATCGCCGACGCGGCGCTGTACCTCAAGACCGCCAAGCCCGAGCTGGGCATCAAGGACCCGTACCAACTCGATGAAGCGCAATACAAGGCCGTGCTGGAATTGCTGCGGGCCCAGCAACCGTTGATCCACCGCTACTGGCACGACACCACCGTGCAGATGAGCGACTTCAAGAACGAAGGTGTGGTGGCGTCCGGCGCCTGGCCGTATCAGGTCGACGGCCTGATGAACGAGAAACAACCGATCGCCTCGACCATTCCAAAAGAAGGCGCCACCGGCTGGGCCGATACCACGATGCTCCACGCCGACGCCAAGCACCCCAACTGTGCGTACAAGTGGATGGACTGGTCGCTGCAACCGAAAGTCCAGGGTGACGTGGCGGCCTGGTTCGGTTCCCTGCCAGCGGTGCCGGCAGCGTGCACGGGCAGTGAACTGCTGGGGGCCGAAGGCTGCAAGACCAACGGCTTCGACCAGTTCGACAAGATCGCCTTCTGGAAAACTCCACAGGCCGAGGGCGGCAAGTACGTGCCCTACAGCCGCTGGACCCAGGACTACATTGCGATCATGGGTGGGCGCTAA